CTTGGCGATGTCTGCCCGGATGACGCCCTTTATAGTCAACCGGTTGACGGTCCCGTGGACGGGTGGGGATTATATGTGAGCAGTCTCGGGTCCTATGCCCCCGAAGACGCGGGAAATCCCGGTTCCGGGTACATATGCTTTGAGGATTTTGAAGGCGTCGGCGCGCCGATCGAGCAGGTCACGTGGTGGGGGTTCTTCCTCACGGCCGAGGGCGATGTATGTACGCCCGAGCAGGTTGAATTCGTGCTCCGTTTCTACTTGGAGGACGGGTCATACCTGGATGGATACCTCGTTGTGCCGCAACAGACACCGGCAGGTGTGGTCTATGGAGAAGGCGAGTGGCCGTTGTACCGGTTTGTTGCGTCGCTCGAAAGCGCTGTGGAGCTCCCGGCGGGCTACGTGTCCATCCAAGCGATTGGCGATACGTCCTGCTGGTTCCACTGGGCGACATCGCCTTGGGGGAACGGCGTAGCATACCAGTTTTACAACGACGCGCCCAGCGAAATCCCTGCCGACCTGAGTGTCTGTCTCACGGCAGCCGGTGCGGAAGGCGAAGGCGAGGGCGAGGGCGAGGGCGAAGGTGAAGGCGAAGGTGAGGGTGAGGGCGAGGGCGAAGGTGAAGGTGAAGGTGAAGGCGAAGGTGAAGGTGAAGGCGAGGGCGAGGGCGAGGGCGAAGGCGAGGGCGAGGGCGAGGGCGAAGGCGAGGGCGAGGGCGAGGGCGAGGGCGAGGGCGAAGGCGAGGGCGAGGGCGAGGGCGATGCCTGCGCCGATGAATGGCACTCTGCTGACCAGAACCACGACAATATCATCGCGCTGACCGAGTTGCTGCGCGTAATCCAGTTCTACAACTCAGACGGGTTGCACTGCGCGGCGGATTCCGGCGATACCGAGGACGGGTATGTGCCGGGTCCGGGCGCGGACACGGCGTGCTGCCCGCACGACAGCGATTACGCGCCCGCGGGGCCGGACTGGCAGATCGCGCTGACCGAATTGTTGCGGGTTATTCAGTTCTACAACTCAGGCGGGTGTCATTACTGTCCGGATGATGCCACGGAAGACGGTTTCTGCCCGGGATTGCCGGCATAGTTGGAGCTTTGCGAGACAATGAGCGGCCGTTCCTTCGCGGGGACGGCCGCTTTCGATTCCGTTGGGCCGCTACGGCTGTTTCAGGTCGTCGAGCCACCGTTCGTGGAGTTGCGACAAGCGCTCGACGATCTCCGGGTGCGTGAGGGCAAGATTGACCGTCTCCGAAGCGTCCTGGCTCAGATTACCGAGGAAGAACGGTTCCATGGGCAGGGTATGTCCGTCGATGACGGATTCCGCGCCGTTGACGACGAGTTTCCACTCGCCCTCGCGCACGGCCCACTGATCGCCCAGCATCCAGTGCAGGACGGAGTGCGGCGATGGGGCATCCTGTGATGCGATGACCGGCCCGATATCCGCGCCGTCCACCGTTTCCGGCGGTATTTTCACCCCGCAGTACTGCGCCAGCGTGGGCAGCCAGTCGATACTGCACGCCACCTGTTCGCGGACCTGCCCCTCGGGTATCCGGCCAGGCCATGAAACGATGCACGGGAGACGGATACCCCCCTCCCAGAGCGTGAACTTGTGGCCGCGGTAAATCCCAGCGCTGCCACCGCCGAAGAACGACCGCTCTTCCACGGAGTGGCCATTATCGCTGAGAAACACGACAATAGTGTTCTCGCGCAGGCCCAGCGCATCCAGCTTGGCGAGCACCTGGCCGATCTTATCGTCGAGAGAACGGACAAAGGCGCCGTACATGCCGCGGGGCGTTGCAGGGTCCGGCTGCGCCGCGCTGAAACGCTCCTCGCCCTGAAGCGGGTAATGCGGCATGTTGAACGGGAGGTAAAGAAAGAACGGATTGCCGCGATTCTCTTCCAGGAACCGGCACGCCTCGCGCACGACCAAATCCGGGAAGAACGCGCCGTCCTCATGCACTTGGGCGTCATCGCGCCAGAGGTCGTGCCGGTTCGGCCCCGACCAGTAGAAGAAATGAGAGTAGTTGTCGATGCAGCCTTCCTTGTGGCCGAAGAATTCGTCGAAACCCTGCGCCAGCGGGTTCATCTCCGGCAACATGCCGAGGTGCCATTTGCCGAAGACCCCCGTGCGATAACCCGCAGTCTTGAACGCTTCCGCAATCGTGGTCTGCTCCGGCGGAAGGCCTCTCTTGCCGCCTGCGTTTGTGTCGAGTCCCGCGCGCTGCGGATACCGCCCTGTCAACAATGCCGCGCGGGAAGGCGAACATACGGGCGCGGCCACGTAGAACTGCGTGAAACGAACGCCCCGCG
This genomic interval from Candidatus Hydrogenedentota bacterium contains the following:
- a CDS encoding sulfatase-like hydrolase/transferase, whose product is MTTHWTRRRFLKTLTAGTVLAATARRAGTADTHPPNVVLILTDDQGAVDAGCYGATDLHTPNLDALAARGVRFTQFYVAAPVCSPSRAALLTGRYPQRAGLDTNAGGKRGLPPEQTTIAEAFKTAGYRTGVFGKWHLGMLPEMNPLAQGFDEFFGHKEGCIDNYSHFFYWSGPNRHDLWRDDAQVHEDGAFFPDLVVREACRFLEENRGNPFFLYLPFNMPHYPLQGEERFSAAQPDPATPRGMYGAFVRSLDDKIGQVLAKLDALGLRENTIVVFLSDNGHSVEERSFFGGGSAGIYRGHKFTLWEGGIRLPCIVSWPGRIPEGQVREQVACSIDWLPTLAQYCGVKIPPETVDGADIGPVIASQDAPSPHSVLHWMLGDQWAVREGEWKLVVNGAESVIDGHTLPMEPFFLGNLSQDASETVNLALTHPEIVERLSQLHERWLDDLKQP